The Bryobacteraceae bacterium genome includes a window with the following:
- the prfA gene encoding peptide chain release factor 1, producing MDFTRQLEEVERKFEALAAQMADPAVIQDAALYRKTAKAHRDLEEIVSVWREYRKVLDDLAGARLMLEEKDPALREMAEEEIARLEPRERELAERLKILLLPKDPNDDKDVLLEIRAGAGGDEASLFAAEVFRMYSRYAESQGWKVEVTSVSESEAGGFKEIIALVSGDRVYSKLKYESGVHRVQRVPVTEQQGRIHTSTITVAVLPEADEVEVKIDPKDIRIDTYCSSGPGGQSVNTTYSAVRITHLPTGLVVTCQDEKSQIKNRAKAERVLRSRLYEMELEKQRQAIGADRRSQVGTGDRSEKIRTYNFKENRVTDHRIGLTLYQLDRIMEGELDPLIDACTTFYNAQKLREQAEAAQAAQHESADGAPARV from the coding sequence ATGGATTTCACCCGCCAACTGGAAGAAGTGGAGCGCAAGTTCGAAGCGCTCGCCGCGCAGATGGCCGATCCGGCCGTCATTCAGGACGCCGCGCTGTACCGCAAAACGGCCAAGGCCCACCGCGACCTGGAGGAGATCGTCAGCGTCTGGCGCGAGTACCGCAAGGTGCTCGACGACCTGGCCGGCGCGCGCCTCATGCTCGAAGAAAAAGATCCCGCGCTGCGCGAGATGGCCGAAGAAGAGATCGCGCGGCTCGAACCGCGCGAGCGGGAGCTGGCCGAGCGTCTCAAGATTCTGCTGCTGCCGAAAGACCCCAACGACGACAAGGACGTTCTGCTCGAGATCCGCGCCGGCGCCGGAGGCGACGAAGCCAGCCTGTTCGCCGCCGAGGTTTTCCGCATGTACTCGCGCTATGCGGAAAGCCAGGGATGGAAGGTCGAGGTCACGTCGGTCAGCGAATCCGAAGCCGGCGGGTTCAAGGAAATCATCGCCCTTGTCAGCGGCGACCGCGTCTACTCGAAGCTGAAGTACGAAAGCGGCGTCCACCGGGTCCAGCGTGTTCCCGTCACCGAACAGCAGGGCCGCATCCACACTTCCACGATCACCGTCGCCGTGCTGCCGGAAGCCGACGAAGTCGAGGTGAAGATCGATCCGAAGGACATCCGCATCGACACCTACTGCTCCTCCGGCCCGGGCGGCCAGAGCGTCAACACGACATACTCTGCCGTGCGCATCACGCACCTGCCCACAGGGCTGGTGGTGACCTGCCAGGACGAAAAATCGCAGATCAAAAACCGAGCGAAGGCCGAGCGCGTGCTGCGCTCCCGCCTCTACGAGATGGAGCTTGAGAAGCAGCGCCAGGCGATCGGGGCCGACCGCCGCTCACAGGTCGGCACCGGCGACCGCTCCGAGAAGATCCGCACGTACAACTTCAAGGAGAACCGCGTCACCGACCACCGCATCGGCCTGACGCTCTATCAGCTCGACCGCATCATGGAGGGCGAGCTCGACCCCCTGATCGACGCCTGCACCACCTTCTACAACGCCCAGAAGCTGCGCGAGCAGGCCGAAGCCGCCCAGGCGGCCCAGCATGAATCTGCGGACGGCGCTCCGGCAAGGGTCTGA
- a CDS encoding membrane protein gives MTLRDFFRLAAHTQMLPVLESGEETLVGGQAVMEGVMMRAPHSYAVAVRRPDGEVVIDERPCPKLSEKYPAFRLPILRGVGTLGQAMALGVKALRFSADVAMQAETGAASGEGGKKAGEIPGWLMALNLAFSFVFFITLYKFVPLWITTRLEDVYPELHNQILFNLVDGVVRLLIFLGFLWLISRWADIRRVFEYHGAEHRVVFNFESGQPVSVENARQFPTFHPRCGTSFLLVVMMVSIAVYAVIPAHGFVEKMAVRVAALPLIAGLSYEVIRFAARRRGSLLALFTAPGLWLQRITTQPPSDAQTEIAIIALDRAMEIEKQQGGELVIA, from the coding sequence TTGACCCTGCGTGACTTTTTCCGTCTGGCTGCCCATACGCAGATGCTGCCCGTGCTGGAGAGCGGGGAAGAAACCCTCGTCGGCGGGCAGGCGGTGATGGAAGGCGTCATGATGCGGGCGCCGCACAGCTACGCGGTGGCCGTGCGGAGGCCGGACGGCGAGGTGGTGATCGACGAGCGCCCCTGCCCGAAGCTCTCCGAAAAGTACCCTGCGTTCAGACTGCCCATTCTGCGGGGCGTGGGGACGCTGGGCCAGGCCATGGCGCTTGGCGTCAAGGCCCTGCGCTTCTCCGCCGACGTCGCCATGCAGGCTGAAACGGGCGCGGCTTCGGGAGAGGGAGGCAAGAAAGCCGGCGAAATCCCCGGCTGGCTGATGGCGCTGAACCTGGCCTTCTCGTTCGTCTTCTTCATCACGCTGTACAAGTTCGTCCCGCTGTGGATCACAACCCGGCTCGAGGATGTCTACCCCGAGCTGCACAACCAGATCCTGTTCAATCTGGTGGACGGCGTTGTGCGGCTCCTGATCTTCCTCGGTTTTCTGTGGCTGATCTCCCGCTGGGCGGACATCCGCCGCGTGTTTGAATACCATGGCGCCGAGCACCGCGTCGTCTTCAACTTTGAGAGCGGCCAACCGGTCAGCGTCGAGAACGCCCGCCAGTTTCCGACGTTCCATCCGCGCTGCGGCACCAGTTTTCTGCTGGTGGTGATGATGGTGTCCATCGCCGTATACGCCGTCATCCCCGCGCACGGCTTCGTGGAGAAGATGGCGGTCCGCGTTGCGGCCCTGCCGCTGATCGCCGGCCTCAGCTACGAGGTGATCCGCTTCGCCGCGCGGCGCCGCGGCAGCCTTCTGGCGCTGTTCACCGCTCCCGGACTCTGGCTGCAGCGCATCACCACGCAGCCGCCCTCCGACGCGCAGACGGAGATCGCCATCATCGCCCTGGACCGCGCCATGGAGATCGAGAAGCAGCAGGGCGGAGAGCTGGTCATCGCCTGA
- the ispG gene encoding 4-hydroxy-3-methylbut-2-en-1-yl diphosphate synthase (flavodoxin) — protein sequence MAKIERRKTVCVNVGGVKVGGGHPIVVQSMTNTDTADVTATVNQVMELARAGSEVVRITVNTEEAARAVPRVVETLDKFGFRTPIVGDFHYNGHILLKKYPDCAKSLAKYRINPGNVNIGRKTDENFRTMIECALDYGKPVRIGVNWGSLDSALLTRMMDENARLPEPLDAAEVTKRAIVASALESARMAESYGLPHDRIILSAKVSGVQDLIDVNRMLAAQCDYPLHIGLTEAGMGAKGIVATTAALAVLLQEGIGDTIRASLTPAPNGDRTEEVLVCQQILQSLGIRSFTPQVTACPGCGRTTSTFFQEMAEQIQTYLREQMPLWKERYPGVEEMKVAVMGCIVNGPGESKHANIGISLPGTFEEPKAPVFVDGQLVKTLRGEGIVAEFIAMLNDYVERKYGAAAVR from the coding sequence ATGGCGAAGATCGAGCGCAGGAAGACCGTTTGCGTCAACGTGGGCGGTGTCAAAGTAGGCGGCGGGCATCCGATCGTCGTGCAGTCGATGACAAACACGGATACCGCCGATGTCACTGCCACGGTCAACCAGGTAATGGAACTGGCGCGCGCCGGTTCCGAAGTCGTCCGGATCACCGTTAACACCGAGGAAGCCGCCCGTGCCGTGCCCCGCGTCGTCGAGACGCTGGACAAGTTCGGGTTCCGAACGCCGATCGTAGGGGATTTCCATTATAACGGCCACATCCTTCTGAAAAAGTACCCGGATTGCGCGAAAAGTCTCGCCAAATATCGAATTAACCCGGGAAATGTGAATATCGGCCGAAAAACGGATGAAAATTTCCGCACAATGATTGAATGCGCCCTCGACTACGGCAAGCCCGTGCGGATCGGCGTCAACTGGGGCTCGCTGGACTCGGCGCTGCTGACACGCATGATGGACGAGAACGCCCGCCTGCCGGAGCCTCTGGACGCGGCCGAAGTGACGAAAAGGGCCATCGTCGCCAGCGCGCTCGAGTCGGCGCGGATGGCGGAGAGCTATGGGCTCCCTCATGACCGCATCATCCTCAGCGCAAAAGTGTCCGGCGTGCAGGACCTGATCGACGTGAACCGGATGCTGGCGGCGCAGTGCGATTACCCCCTGCACATCGGCCTCACCGAGGCTGGCATGGGCGCCAAGGGCATCGTCGCGACCACGGCGGCGCTGGCCGTGCTCCTGCAGGAAGGCATCGGGGACACGATCCGCGCGTCGCTGACTCCCGCGCCGAACGGCGACCGCACCGAGGAGGTGCTCGTCTGCCAGCAGATCCTGCAATCTCTCGGCATCCGCAGCTTCACCCCGCAGGTGACGGCATGCCCGGGTTGCGGGCGCACCACCAGCACGTTCTTCCAGGAGATGGCGGAGCAGATCCAGACCTACCTGCGCGAGCAGATGCCTCTCTGGAAGGAGCGCTACCCGGGCGTCGAAGAGATGAAAGTGGCCGTGATGGGCTGCATTGTGAACGGTCCCGGCGAATCGAAGCACGCCAACATCGGCATCTCGCTTCCGGGCACCTTCGAGGAGCCCAAGGCGCCCGTGTTCGTCGACGGTCAGCTCGTCAAGACGCTGCGCGGCGAGGGAATCGTGGCCGAATTCATCGCCATGCTGAACGACTACGTCGAGCGGAAGTACGGCGCGGCGGCCGTGCGCTGA
- a CDS encoding outer membrane protein: MFLRSISHFLAMQFLFWQVLAAQTQGGAVIEGKVTFAGSGEPLRGASVLLTPGGRIVESDAEGNYRFAGLAPGEYSLLAHVHALVDERKTVRVQAGETARADFALTVSPLRESLTVTASGREESTADAFLSVVSLDGYQLTARSSSTSLGDLVGEEAGVARRSYGPGSTRPVIRGFDGDRVLILQDGMRTGTISSQSGDHGEPVDPLNIERVEVVKGPATLLYGSNAIGGVVNVLTDHHVINQHPHQGLHMALTGVGGTANAQGGGSGSFEYGYKNWLVYGSGGGMRTGDYNTPIGRIENSFTEMTNAKAGLGRYGGRLSWNATLHRIETTYGVPGGHGHHEEHDEKHALSRLALLRPFGGDDDDHGQHENPVLNMVRTNFRFNGALKQAGPAFEQFQFDLGYSDYSHREIEEGKVGTEFFNKQFTYMGIFDQRRRGPWSGRFGFWGLQRDYKTRGAEALAPPVDHAAIALFGLEEFSWERARLQFGGRWERNRYTPDGLRERTFSGLSASAGLMLPLWNNGSLVSNYIHSYRAPALEELYNYGPHPGNLAFEIGNPDLRRERGDGVEMSLRHQGRNLRAEANLFRYQMHDFVYFLPTGEFDDGLPVNLFAQADSRFTGAEARVQARVKGPLWALAGFDYVDANLTAADRMNLPRIPPARGRLGLDYFWKGLSLRPELVMANRQWQVAPNEDPTAGYTVFHVNASYSFTRGHVLHTFNVSSFNLGNRLYRNHLNFVKDIAPELGRGIRFAYTIRVF; the protein is encoded by the coding sequence ATGTTTCTGAGAAGTATTTCGCATTTCCTGGCCATGCAGTTTCTTTTCTGGCAAGTGCTGGCCGCACAAACTCAGGGCGGAGCAGTCATCGAGGGGAAGGTGACCTTCGCCGGCAGCGGCGAGCCTCTGCGCGGAGCCTCGGTGCTGCTGACGCCGGGAGGACGGATCGTCGAGAGCGACGCCGAGGGCAATTACCGGTTCGCCGGACTGGCGCCGGGCGAGTACTCGCTGCTGGCCCACGTCCACGCACTGGTGGACGAGCGCAAGACGGTGCGCGTGCAGGCAGGCGAAACGGCGCGCGCCGATTTCGCGCTGACCGTCAGTCCGCTGCGGGAGTCGCTCACGGTCACCGCGTCCGGGCGCGAGGAGAGCACGGCGGACGCTTTCCTCAGCGTCGTTTCGCTCGACGGCTACCAGCTGACGGCGCGCAGCTCTTCGACGTCCCTGGGCGACCTGGTGGGCGAGGAGGCGGGCGTGGCGCGGCGCAGCTACGGTCCGGGCTCGACGCGGCCGGTGATCCGCGGCTTCGACGGCGACCGCGTGCTTATCCTGCAGGACGGCATGCGCACGGGGACGATTTCGTCGCAATCGGGCGACCATGGCGAGCCGGTGGATCCGCTCAACATCGAGCGCGTGGAGGTGGTGAAAGGCCCGGCCACGCTGCTGTACGGCTCCAACGCCATCGGCGGCGTGGTCAACGTGCTCACCGACCACCATGTGATCAACCAGCATCCGCACCAGGGCCTGCACATGGCTCTGACGGGCGTGGGCGGCACGGCCAACGCGCAGGGCGGCGGCAGCGGCTCGTTCGAGTACGGGTATAAAAACTGGCTGGTGTACGGCTCCGGCGGCGGCATGCGGACGGGCGATTACAATACGCCGATTGGCCGAATCGAGAATTCTTTCACCGAAATGACGAACGCCAAGGCGGGCCTGGGACGCTATGGCGGGCGGCTCAGCTGGAACGCGACGCTCCACCGCATCGAGACCACTTACGGAGTGCCCGGCGGCCACGGCCATCACGAGGAACACGACGAGAAGCACGCCCTGTCTCGCCTCGCACTGCTTCGGCCCTTCGGCGGCGATGACGACGATCACGGCCAGCACGAAAATCCGGTCCTGAACATGGTCCGCACGAACTTCCGGTTCAACGGAGCCCTGAAACAGGCCGGCCCGGCTTTTGAGCAGTTCCAGTTCGATCTCGGCTATTCGGACTACTCGCACCGCGAGATTGAAGAAGGCAAGGTGGGCACGGAGTTCTTCAACAAACAGTTCACCTACATGGGCATCTTCGATCAGCGCAGGCGCGGGCCATGGTCGGGGCGATTCGGCTTCTGGGGTCTTCAGCGGGACTACAAGACGCGCGGAGCGGAGGCGCTGGCGCCGCCGGTGGATCATGCGGCGATCGCGCTGTTCGGACTCGAAGAGTTCAGCTGGGAGCGCGCGCGGCTGCAGTTCGGCGGCCGGTGGGAGCGCAACCGCTATACGCCGGACGGGCTGCGGGAGCGGACGTTTTCCGGCCTTTCCGCTTCAGCCGGCCTGATGCTGCCGCTGTGGAACAACGGCTCGCTGGTGTCGAACTACATTCATTCTTACCGCGCACCGGCGCTGGAGGAGCTCTACAACTACGGCCCGCATCCGGGCAACCTGGCCTTCGAGATCGGCAACCCGGATCTGAGGCGCGAGCGCGGCGACGGCGTCGAAATGAGTCTGCGCCACCAGGGCCGCAATCTTCGCGCCGAGGCGAACCTGTTCCGCTATCAGATGCACGATTTCGTGTACTTCCTGCCCACGGGCGAGTTTGACGACGGGCTGCCGGTCAACCTGTTCGCGCAGGCGGACTCGCGATTCACGGGCGCCGAAGCGCGCGTGCAGGCGCGCGTGAAGGGGCCTCTGTGGGCGCTGGCCGGGTTCGATTATGTCGACGCGAACCTGACCGCCGCAGACCGCATGAACCTGCCGCGCATCCCGCCTGCGCGAGGGCGCCTCGGGCTGGACTATTTCTGGAAAGGCCTCAGCTTGCGGCCCGAGCTGGTGATGGCGAACCGCCAGTGGCAGGTGGCCCCGAACGAGGATCCCACGGCCGGCTACACCGTGTTCCACGTCAATGCGTCGTATTCATTCACGCGCGGCCACGTCCTGCACACGTTCAACGTGAGCTCGTTCAACCTCGGGAACCGCCTGTACCGGAACCACCTGAACTTCGTCAAAGACATCGCGCCGGAGCTGGGGCGCGGCATCCGCTTCGCGTACACGATCCGGGTGTTCTGA
- a CDS encoding phosphoglucomutase, alpha-D-glucose phosphate-specific: protein MIGMALHPLAGQPAPPEFLVDIDKLVAAYYENAPDMSDPHQRVSFGTSGHRGTSLQATFTEAHILAIAQAICEYRRGRGYTGTLFMGKDTHALSGPAERTAIEVFAANGVDVAIEQDGGCTPTPVISHAILQANRGGGAVCDGVVITPSHNPPADGGFKYNPPDGGPAGSDVTSWIERRANELLLEGNRGVRRMPCEEALRSGHVRRIDFAQSYIDELATVIDMDAIRAAGLRIGVDPLGGAAVHYWARIAERYGLNLTVVNPRVDPAFAFMTLDHDGKIRMDCSSPYAMAGLVSLKDQFDVAFGNDPDTDRHGIVTPSGGLLNPNHYLCAAIRYLCTHRDGWPKAARIGKTLVSSGIIDRVAAAVGRDVCEVPVGFKWFAPGLFDGSLCFGGEESAGASFVRRDGTVWTTDKDGIILGLLACEITAVTGRDPALHYREIENELGRSFYTRIDTPAEPEQKAKLAKLDASAVTDSELAGDPITAKLTAAPGNGAPIGGLKVVTAGGWFAARPSGTENIYKLYAESFRSQEHLQKLVEEARALVLRALR from the coding sequence ATGATCGGTATGGCACTGCACCCCCTGGCCGGCCAGCCCGCTCCGCCGGAGTTCCTTGTCGATATCGACAAGCTCGTCGCTGCTTATTACGAGAACGCGCCGGACATGAGCGACCCGCATCAGCGGGTCAGCTTCGGCACCAGCGGCCACCGCGGGACATCGCTGCAGGCGACGTTCACGGAGGCGCACATTCTGGCCATCGCTCAGGCGATCTGCGAGTACCGCCGCGGGCGCGGCTACACGGGCACGCTGTTCATGGGCAAGGACACGCACGCATTGTCTGGACCGGCAGAGCGGACGGCCATCGAGGTGTTCGCCGCCAACGGCGTGGACGTGGCCATCGAGCAGGACGGAGGCTGCACGCCGACTCCGGTGATCTCGCACGCCATCCTGCAGGCCAACCGCGGCGGCGGCGCGGTGTGCGATGGCGTCGTCATCACTCCAAGCCACAATCCGCCCGCGGACGGAGGCTTCAAGTACAACCCGCCGGATGGCGGACCGGCGGGCTCGGACGTCACGTCGTGGATTGAGCGGCGCGCCAACGAGCTGCTGCTGGAAGGGAACCGGGGCGTGCGGCGCATGCCCTGCGAGGAAGCTCTGCGCTCCGGCCACGTCCGCCGGATCGATTTCGCGCAAAGCTACATTGACGAGCTGGCGACGGTGATCGACATGGACGCGATCCGCGCCGCGGGGCTGCGCATCGGCGTCGATCCGCTGGGCGGCGCAGCCGTGCACTACTGGGCGCGGATCGCGGAGCGCTATGGGCTGAACCTGACGGTGGTGAATCCGCGCGTGGATCCGGCGTTCGCGTTCATGACGCTGGATCACGATGGCAAAATCCGCATGGACTGCTCGAGTCCTTACGCGATGGCGGGCCTCGTGAGCCTGAAGGACCAGTTCGACGTGGCGTTCGGCAATGATCCCGACACGGACCGCCATGGCATCGTCACTCCCAGCGGCGGCCTCCTGAATCCGAATCATTACCTGTGCGCGGCCATCCGCTATCTCTGCACGCACCGTGATGGATGGCCGAAGGCGGCGCGAATCGGCAAGACGCTTGTGTCGAGCGGCATCATCGACCGCGTGGCCGCGGCTGTGGGGCGCGACGTGTGCGAGGTTCCCGTGGGCTTCAAGTGGTTCGCGCCGGGGCTGTTCGATGGCTCGCTGTGTTTCGGCGGGGAAGAGAGCGCGGGAGCGAGCTTCGTGCGGCGCGACGGCACGGTGTGGACCACCGACAAGGACGGCATCATTCTGGGATTGCTCGCCTGCGAGATCACGGCCGTCACTGGCCGCGACCCGGCCCTGCATTACCGCGAGATCGAGAACGAACTGGGCCGCTCCTTCTACACGCGCATCGACACGCCGGCAGAACCGGAGCAGAAGGCGAAGCTCGCAAAACTGGATGCCAGCGCCGTCACGGACTCCGAGCTGGCCGGCGATCCGATCACCGCGAAACTGACGGCGGCGCCGGGCAACGGCGCGCCCATCGGCGGGCTGAAGGTGGTGACGGCGGGCGGCTGGTTCGCGGCGCGCCCGTCAGGCACCGAGAACATCTACAAGCTCTACGCCGAAAGCTTCCGCAGCCAGGAGCATCTGCAGAAGCTGGTGGAAGAGGCGCGGGCGCTGGTGCTGCGCGCGCTGCGGTGA
- a CDS encoding 3-oxoacyl-ACP reductase, giving the protein MRLMRIDLTGQRALVTGGARGIGAAAAEALRACGAEVIVADLLSDPPVDVSDLQSLEGAFARAGELDIVVANAGTAVFHRLDETDDAAWRRLIGINLTGAFHTVRLAARGMKPRRRGAIVLTASTNSFDGEADLIAYNATKAGLLGVLRTAANELGPWGIRVNAVCPGLIRTDLTAAHFAQPELLKEYFRHIPLGRGGAPEEVAQAIVFLASPLASYITGATLLVDGGQMAAKFGIWDERMGRFAGDHWELPDSPSTTA; this is encoded by the coding sequence ATGCGGCTCATGCGGATCGATCTGACGGGGCAGAGAGCGCTGGTGACGGGCGGCGCGCGCGGCATTGGAGCCGCCGCCGCAGAGGCGTTGCGCGCTTGCGGCGCAGAGGTGATCGTGGCGGACCTGCTTTCCGATCCGCCGGTGGATGTCAGCGACCTGCAGTCTCTGGAAGGCGCCTTTGCGCGCGCCGGCGAGCTGGACATCGTGGTGGCAAACGCGGGCACGGCCGTGTTTCACCGGCTCGATGAGACCGACGATGCCGCCTGGCGCCGCCTGATCGGGATCAACCTGACGGGCGCGTTCCATACGGTCAGGCTGGCGGCGCGCGGAATGAAGCCGCGGCGGAGGGGAGCGATCGTGCTCACTGCGAGCACCAACTCGTTCGACGGCGAAGCCGACCTGATCGCTTACAACGCCACCAAAGCCGGCCTGCTGGGCGTTCTCCGCACGGCCGCGAACGAGCTGGGCCCGTGGGGCATCCGGGTGAACGCCGTCTGCCCGGGGCTGATCCGCACGGATCTGACCGCGGCCCATTTCGCGCAGCCAGAGCTCTTGAAGGAGTACTTCCGCCACATTCCGCTCGGCCGCGGCGGCGCGCCGGAGGAGGTGGCGCAGGCCATCGTGTTTCTCGCCTCGCCTCTGGCGTCCTACATCACCGGCGCCACGCTGCTGGTGGATGGCGGGCAGATGGCGGCCAAGTTCGGCATCTGGGACGAGCGCATGGGCCGCTTTGCGGGCGATCACTGGGAGCTGCCGGATTCGCCCTCCACCACCGCCTGA
- the lexA1 gene encoding LexA repressor 1, which translates to MELTARQQEIYDFILAYRRENGCSPSIPEIQRHFGIRSPNGVAGHLHALEAKGAIRLSSRGSRRIDVPSDPAPGGRMTALPVFGAIPAGLPQAVQAASEGDAWLDETLLGFRPKPGSFLLKVRGDSMKDAGILDGDLVLVEPNPAPRAGQIVAALIDGESTLKRLVRVRGAWFLKAENPAYPELHPRADLVIQGVVRTVIRRMS; encoded by the coding sequence ATGGAGTTGACAGCGCGCCAGCAGGAAATCTACGACTTCATCCTGGCCTACCGGCGCGAGAACGGGTGTTCGCCCTCGATTCCCGAGATTCAGAGGCATTTCGGCATCCGCAGTCCGAACGGCGTGGCCGGGCACCTGCACGCGCTGGAGGCCAAGGGCGCGATCCGGCTGTCGAGCCGCGGCTCGCGGCGGATCGACGTGCCGTCAGACCCCGCGCCCGGAGGCCGCATGACGGCGCTGCCGGTGTTCGGGGCGATCCCCGCGGGACTGCCGCAGGCGGTGCAGGCTGCCTCGGAAGGCGACGCATGGCTCGATGAGACGCTGCTCGGCTTCCGCCCGAAGCCGGGGTCGTTCCTGCTGAAGGTGCGGGGCGACTCGATGAAAGACGCGGGCATTCTGGACGGCGACCTGGTGCTGGTGGAGCCAAACCCGGCGCCGCGCGCCGGACAGATCGTGGCGGCGCTGATCGACGGCGAATCGACGCTGAAGCGGCTGGTGCGCGTGCGCGGCGCGTGGTTTCTGAAAGCCGAAAATCCGGCTTACCCGGAGCTGCACCCGCGCGCCGACCTGGTAATCCAGGGGGTGGTGCGCACGGTGATCCGGCGGATGAGCTGA
- a CDS encoding 50S ribosomal protein L11 methyltransferase has translation MFSLVLTCPENEAELLSAELWERGAAGIEEIALPGSRCQLKAYFESPEGLAEAFAGFGAHLEPVPEVDWELLSRQAWPAFPLGSRLYLAPEWDESAVPEGRMRLVVHPGQALGTGAHPATQLCLEALDAWLQPGRSVLDVGTGSGILVSAALLLGARTAIGCDIDFAALDEARRNLRSDGRTAALFCGSARAVRAGAFDVVVANINAAAHESLAGEYARLAPVLLILSGFPERDRQRVEAAARASGFRVQTALEKEEWRCLVLCNGDRS, from the coding sequence ATGTTTTCGCTCGTCCTGACCTGCCCGGAAAACGAAGCGGAACTGCTGTCCGCCGAGCTGTGGGAGCGCGGCGCCGCCGGGATCGAGGAAATCGCCCTGCCCGGCAGCCGTTGTCAGCTCAAAGCCTACTTTGAAAGCCCGGAAGGACTCGCGGAGGCGTTTGCCGGCTTCGGCGCGCACCTGGAGCCCGTGCCGGAGGTGGACTGGGAGCTCCTGTCCCGGCAGGCATGGCCGGCGTTTCCGCTGGGCAGCCGGCTCTATCTCGCGCCGGAGTGGGACGAGAGTGCGGTGCCTGAAGGCCGCATGCGGCTGGTGGTGCATCCGGGCCAGGCTCTGGGCACGGGCGCGCATCCGGCCACGCAGCTGTGTCTGGAAGCGCTGGACGCCTGGTTGCAGCCCGGCCGGAGCGTCCTCGATGTCGGAACAGGATCGGGCATTCTTGTTTCGGCCGCCCTGCTGCTGGGCGCGCGGACAGCCATCGGATGCGACATCGATTTCGCAGCGCTGGATGAGGCGCGGCGGAACCTGCGGTCGGACGGCCGCACGGCGGCTCTCTTCTGCGGTTCGGCTCGGGCTGTGCGGGCGGGCGCATTCGATGTGGTCGTGGCGAACATCAACGCCGCCGCGCATGAATCCCTGGCGGGCGAATACGCGCGGCTCGCGCCCGTCCTGCTCATCCTCAGCGGATTTCCGGAGCGCGACAGGCAGCGCGTGGAGGCGGCGGCGCGCGCATCGGGATTCCGCGTCCAGACGGCTCTCGAAAAAGAAGAATGGAGGTGCCTGGTCCTGTGCAACGGCGATCGTTCCTGA
- a CDS encoding L-rhamnonate dehydratase: MQRRSFLNLLASLPAFAAPPAPHRIASVELFRLHGRRTVTPGADGQYQVQPLHVYPEYRPKPYRDEPQPPREAPVSAIYLSIRTDRGSEGLYGPIDREAAVLIETQLRNFVLGKDAMAVETVWDLLYRSNRHYRTSHPMMAISAIDNCLWDLRGRVLNAPVYRLLGGPARDSVEAYGSALGYSVEPDAAGRRAVELKDQGFRHQKWFFAHGPGDGPEGVRRCADLVFALRLAVGQDVDLMFDAFMGWTLDFAIAWAKRAEPQNPRWIEEAFPPDQLDSFAALRKATSIPVASGEHLYNRWEVKRYLDAQAISVVQADPEWCGGVSELVKICHLAAAAGVQVIPHGHSLHAALHVVAAQSPAVCPLVEYLILKMRSYYHFEKRQLTPVRGRIELPDAPGFGIELDPAKIEKREPFSP; this comes from the coding sequence GTGCAACGGCGATCGTTCCTGAACCTGCTGGCTTCCCTGCCCGCCTTTGCCGCGCCGCCCGCGCCGCACCGCATCGCCTCGGTCGAGCTGTTCCGGCTGCACGGGCGCCGCACGGTGACTCCGGGCGCAGACGGCCAATATCAGGTCCAGCCGCTGCACGTCTACCCCGAATACCGCCCGAAGCCGTATCGCGACGAGCCGCAGCCGCCGCGCGAGGCGCCCGTGTCCGCCATCTACCTGTCCATCCGCACGGACCGCGGCAGCGAGGGGCTCTACGGCCCCATCGACCGGGAAGCGGCCGTTCTGATTGAAACGCAGCTCAGGAATTTTGTTCTGGGCAAGGACGCCATGGCGGTGGAGACCGTATGGGATCTGCTCTACCGCTCCAACCGCCACTACCGCACGTCGCACCCCATGATGGCGATTTCGGCCATCGACAACTGCCTGTGGGATCTGCGCGGGCGCGTGCTCAACGCCCCCGTCTACCGCCTGCTGGGCGGTCCCGCGCGCGATTCGGTGGAAGCTTACGGCTCCGCGCTCGGCTATTCCGTGGAGCCCGACGCCGCGGGCAGGCGCGCCGTGGAGCTCAAGGATCAGGGGTTCCGCCACCAGAAATGGTTCTTCGCCCACGGTCCCGGCGACGGACCGGAGGGCGTGCGGCGGTGCGCGGATCTGGTCTTCGCCCTGCGGCTCGCCGTCGGGCAGGACGTCGATCTGATGTTCGACGCCTTCATGGGCTGGACGCTCGACTTCGCCATCGCCTGGGCCAAACGCGCCGAGCCGCAGAATCCGCGGTGGATCGAGGAGGCCTTCCCCCCGGATCAGCTGGATTCATTCGCCGCCCTGCGAAAAGCCACCTCCATTCCGGTCGCCTCCGGCGAGCATCTCTACAACCGTTGGGAAGTGAAACGCTACCTGGACGCGCAGGCCATCAGCGTCGTGCAGGCCGATCCCGAGTGGTGCGGCGGCGTGAGCGAACTTGTCAAGATCTGCCACCTGGCCGCCGCCGCGGGCGTGCAGGTGATCCCGCACGGGCATTCGCTGCACGCGGCGCTTCATGTGGTGGCGGCGCAGTCTCCAGCCGTGTGTCCGCTGGTGGAGTATCTGATCCTGAAAATGCGCAGCTACTACCACTTCGAAAAGCGTCAGCTGACGCCGGTGCGCGGGCGGATCGAGCTGCCGGACGCTCCGGGCTTCGGCATCGAGCTCGATCCGGCGAAGATCGAGAAACGCGAGCCCTTCAGCCCGTAG